One genomic window of Paraburkholderia phytofirmans PsJN includes the following:
- a CDS encoding heavy metal translocating P-type ATPase, translated as MTELANPQRPADAASPSARTAELDIGGMTCASCALRVEKALAKVPGVTRASVNLATERARIESDAGVDPETLANAVRKAGYDAMLSASTSTETPAPVAEAEHSTELAIGGMTCASCAMRVEKALAKVPGVVGASVNLATETATVSLDGAAAAPDALIAAVRKAGYEATLIVPPDASAAVDHADQTAPADRKRDQTRRELAAVLASAVLTLPLVAPMVGEWFGLHAMLSPWLQLALASIVQFVFGARFYRAAYRAVRAGAGNMDLLVALGTSAAYGISVYELATHPGDMMHLYFEASAVVITLVRFGKWLEARAKRQTTDAIRALNALRPDRARIRVGADERDVPLAQVRVGTVVIVRPGERVPVDGAVLEGRTHIDESLITGESLPVPKQVADAVTAGSINGEGAIAVTTTAIGAETTLARIIRLVESAQAEKAPIQRLVDRVSEIFVPAILAIAALTLVGWLMAGAGGETAILNAVAVLVIACPCALGLATPAAIMAGTGVAARHGVLIKDAEALETAHRVTIVAFDKTGTLTLGQPSVTAFEPIGGIGRDEALALAAAVQRNSDHPLARAVLKAHEVAVRNSGDGTVADTGGAVATDTGIALASGQITPQHASAARAIAGRGVEADVDGRTLALGSTRWLKELGIDLPPELAARAHELEAAGNTVSWLMQRKPQAPAALALIAFGDTVKPTARVAVERLAQMGIKSVLVTGDNRGSAASVAKALGIGEFHAEVLPDDKARVIRDLKIRSAGIVAMAGDGINDAPALAAADIGIAMATGTDVAMHAAGITLMRGDPALVADAIDISRRTWRKIQQNLFWAFVYNLIGIPLAALGLLNPMLAGAAMAFSSVSVVTNALLLRTWRGEQGRSAR; from the coding sequence ATCTCGCCACGGAGCGAGCGCGCATTGAAAGCGACGCCGGCGTCGATCCCGAGACGCTCGCCAACGCCGTGCGCAAGGCGGGCTACGACGCCATGCTGTCCGCCTCGACCTCCACGGAGACGCCTGCGCCCGTTGCCGAGGCGGAGCACTCCACGGAACTGGCGATCGGCGGGATGACCTGCGCCTCGTGCGCAATGCGCGTCGAAAAAGCGCTGGCGAAAGTGCCGGGCGTGGTCGGCGCGTCGGTGAATCTGGCGACCGAAACCGCAACCGTCAGTCTGGACGGCGCGGCCGCCGCGCCGGACGCGCTGATCGCCGCCGTCAGGAAAGCGGGCTACGAAGCGACGTTGATCGTGCCGCCGGATGCATCGGCGGCTGTGGATCACGCCGACCAAACCGCGCCCGCCGACCGCAAGCGCGATCAGACCCGCCGCGAACTGGCCGCCGTGCTTGCCTCCGCCGTGCTGACGCTGCCGCTCGTCGCGCCGATGGTCGGCGAATGGTTCGGCCTGCACGCGATGCTCTCACCGTGGCTGCAGCTCGCGCTCGCCTCGATCGTGCAGTTCGTGTTCGGCGCGCGCTTCTATCGCGCGGCCTATCGCGCCGTGCGGGCCGGCGCGGGCAACATGGATTTGCTGGTGGCGCTCGGCACGTCGGCGGCGTATGGCATCAGCGTGTACGAACTGGCGACCCATCCCGGCGACATGATGCATCTGTATTTCGAGGCGTCGGCGGTCGTGATCACGCTGGTGCGTTTCGGCAAGTGGCTCGAAGCGCGCGCCAAGCGCCAGACCACGGACGCTATCCGCGCGCTCAACGCGCTGCGCCCCGACCGCGCGCGCATTCGCGTCGGCGCCGACGAACGCGACGTGCCGCTCGCGCAGGTGCGGGTCGGCACGGTGGTGATCGTGCGTCCCGGCGAACGCGTGCCGGTCGACGGCGCGGTGCTCGAAGGCCGCACGCATATCGACGAATCGCTCATCACGGGCGAAAGCCTGCCGGTGCCGAAGCAGGTGGCCGACGCGGTCACCGCCGGCTCGATCAACGGCGAAGGCGCGATTGCCGTGACGACCACCGCGATCGGCGCGGAAACGACGCTCGCGCGGATCATTCGCCTCGTGGAAAGCGCGCAGGCCGAGAAGGCGCCGATCCAGCGCCTCGTCGACCGGGTCAGCGAGATCTTCGTGCCGGCGATTCTGGCGATTGCCGCGCTCACGCTCGTTGGCTGGTTGATGGCGGGTGCTGGCGGCGAAACCGCGATTCTGAACGCGGTCGCCGTGCTGGTGATCGCGTGCCCGTGCGCGCTCGGTTTGGCCACGCCAGCGGCGATCATGGCCGGCACCGGCGTCGCGGCGCGGCATGGCGTGCTGATCAAGGACGCCGAAGCGCTGGAAACCGCGCATCGCGTGACGATCGTCGCGTTCGATAAGACTGGCACATTGACGCTTGGCCAGCCGTCGGTGACGGCTTTCGAGCCGATTGGCGGCATTGGCCGCGATGAAGCGCTGGCGCTTGCCGCAGCGGTGCAACGCAATAGCGATCACCCGTTGGCGCGGGCGGTGTTGAAGGCGCATGAAGTCGCGGTGAGGAATAGCGGCGATGGGACGGTGGCGGACACTGGCGGTGCGGTGGCGACAGACACTGGCATCGCGCTGGCGTCAGGACAAATCACGCCGCAGCATGCGAGCGCCGCGCGCGCGATCGCAGGGCGCGGCGTCGAAGCGGACGTCGACGGACGCACACTGGCGCTCGGCAGCACACGTTGGCTCAAAGAACTCGGCATCGACCTGCCGCCGGAGCTGGCCGCTCGTGCTCACGAGCTTGAGGCCGCGGGCAACACCGTCTCCTGGCTCATGCAGCGCAAGCCGCAAGCGCCCGCGGCACTCGCCTTGATCGCTTTCGGCGACACCGTCAAGCCGACCGCACGCGTCGCCGTCGAACGGCTCGCGCAAATGGGCATCAAAAGCGTGTTGGTCACCGGCGACAATCGCGGCAGCGCGGCGAGCGTGGCGAAAGCGCTCGGCATCGGCGAATTCCACGCGGAAGTTTTGCCCGACGACAAGGCCCGCGTGATCCGCGACCTGAAAATCCGCAGCGCCGGCATCGTGGCCATGGCGGGCGACGGCATCAACGACGCGCCAGCTCTCGCCGCCGCCGACATCGGCATCGCGATGGCGACCGGCACCGACGTCGCCATGCACGCGGCCGGCATTACGCTGATGCGCGGCGATCCGGCGCTCGTGGCCGACGCCATCGACATCTCGCGCAGGACGTGGCGCAAGATCCAGCAGAACCTGTTCTGGGCGTTCGTTTATAACCTGATTGGGATTCCGCTGGCCGCCTTGGGCTTGCTGAACCCGATGCTCGCTGGCGCCGCAATGGCGTTTTCGAGCGTGAGTGTGGTGACCAACGCGCTGTTGCTGCGCACCTGGCGCGGCGAGCAGGGTCGTTCGGCTCGCTAG